The Glycine soja cultivar W05 chromosome 3, ASM419377v2, whole genome shotgun sequence genome window below encodes:
- the LOC114405983 gene encoding putative disease resistance RPP13-like protein 1, whose protein sequence is MAAALVGGAFLSAFLDVLFDRLASPEFVDLILGKKLSKKLLQKLETTLRVVGAVLDDAEKKQITNTNVKHWLNDLKDAVYEADDLLDHVFTKAATQNKVRDLFSRFSDRKIVSKLEDIVVTLESHLKLKDKLDLKESAVENLSWKALSTSVEDGSHIYGREKDKQAIIKLLSEDKSDGSEVSVVPIVGMGGVGKTTLAQLVYNDENLKQIFDFKAWVCVSQEFDILKVTKTITEAVTGKPCILNDLNLLHLELMDKLKDKKFFIVLDDVWTEDYVDWRLLKKPFNRGIIRRSKILLTTRSEKTASVVQTVNTYHLNQLSNEDCWSVFANHACLYSESNGNTTTLEKIGKEIVKKCNGLPLAAESLGGMLRRKHDIGDWENILDSDIWDLSESECKVIPALRLSYHYLPPHLKRCFVYCSLYPQDYEFEKNELILLWMAEDLLKKPRNGRTLEEVGHEYFDDLISRSFFQRSSTNRSSWPYGKCFVMHDLMHDLARSLGGDFYFRSEELGKETKINTKTRHLSFAKFNSSVLDNFDVVGRAKFLRTFLSIINFEAAPFNNEEAQCIIMSKLMYLRVLSFRDFRSLESLPDSIGKLIHLRYLDLSHSSIETLPKSLCNLYNLQTLKLSNCRKLTKLPSDMHNLVNLRHLEIRKIPIKEMPRGISKLNHLQHLDFFVVGKHEENGIKELGGLPNLRGQHEIRNLENVSQSDEALAARMMDKKHINSLQLEWSRCNNNSTNFQLEIDVLCKLQPHYNIESLEIKGYEGTRFPDWMGNSSYCNMTHLILRDCDNCSMLPSLGQLPSLKVLEITRLNRLKTIDAGFYKNEDCRSGTPFPSLESLTIHDMPCWEVWSSFDSEAFPVLKSLHINDCPKLEGSLPNHLPALTALCIINCELLVSSLPTVSAIQSLEIRKSNKVALHALPLLVETIEVEGSPMVESMIEAITNIQPTCLRSLTLRNCSSAVSFPGGRLPESLKTLHIEDLKKLEFPTQHKHELLETLSIESSCDSLTSLPLVTFPNLRDLSIQNCENMESLLVSGAESFKSLCSLRIYQCPNFVSFWREGLPAPNLINFSVSGSDKLKLLPEEMSSLLPKLECLVISNCPEIESFPEGGMPPNLRTVWIVNCEKLLSGLAWPSMGMLTHVYVGGRCDGIKSFPKEGLLPPSLTSLWLYNMSNLEMLDCTGLPVSLIKLTIESCPLLENMVGERLPDSLIKLTIWRCPFLEKRCLMKHPQIWPKISHIPGILVGSRWI, encoded by the coding sequence ATGGCAGCAGCACTGGTCGGTGGTGCCTTTCTCTCTGCTTTTCTTGATGTGCTTTTCGACAGGCTGGCTTCACCTGAGTTTGTTGACTTGATCCTTGGAAAGAAGCTTAGCAAGAAGTTGCTTCAAAAGTTGGAGACCACTCTCAGAGTGGTTGGAGCTGTGCTTGATGATGCCGAGAAGAAACAGATCACAAACACCAATGTCAAACACTGGCTCAATGATCTCAAAGATGCTGTCTATGAAGCCGATGACTTACTCGACCATGTTTTCACCAAAGCTGCCACCCAAAACAAGGTAAGAGACTTGTTTTCTCGCTTTTCCGATAGGAAGATCGTTAGTAAGTTGGAGGACATAGTTGTCACACTTGAGTCTCATTTAAAACTCAAGGATAAACTTGATTTGAAAGAGAGTGCTGTGGAGAACTTGTCATGGAAAGCTCTATCAACATCTGTGGAAGATGGATCTCATATATATGGTAGGGAGAAAGATAAGCAGGCCATAATCAAGTTGTTGTCGGAGGATAAGAGTGACGGTAGTGAAGTGTCTGTGGTTCCTATTGTGGGCATGGGTGGGGTTGGAAAAACTACTTTGGCCCAATTGGTGTACAATGATGAGAATTTGAAACAGATATTTGACTTTAAGGCATGGGTTTGTGTTTCTCAAGAATTTGATATTCTGAAGGTCACAAAAACTATAACAGAGGCGGTTACTGGAAAGCCTTGTATATTGAATGATCTGAATCTACTTCATCTTGAATTGATGGACAAGCTGAAAGACAAAAAATTCTTCATTGTTTTGGATGATGTTTGGACAGAGGATTATGTTGATTGGCGTCTTCTTAAGAAACCATTTAACCGTGGGATTATTAGGAGAAGTAAAATTCTTCTAACAACCCGCAGTGAAAAAACAGCATCTGTAGTCCAAACTGTTAACACCTATCATCTAAACCAATTGTCGAATGAAGATTGTTGGTCAGTGTTTGCGAACCATGCGTGTCTTTACTCCGAATCGAACGGGAACACAACAACACTAGAAAAAATTGGAAAGGAGATTGTTAAAAAGTGCAACGGACTGCCTTTAGCAGCAGAGTCGCTTGGAGGCATGTTGAGAAGAAAGCATGACATTGGGGATTGGGAAAATATTCTCGATAGTGACATTTGGGATCTTTCTGAAAGTGAGTGTAAAGTTATTCCAGCACTGAGACTTAGTTATCATTATCTCCCTCCACATTTAAAACGGTGCTTTGTTTATTGTTCGTTGTATCCACAAGATTacgaatttgaaaaaaatgaattaatcttGTTGTGGATGGCCGAAGATCTTTTGAAGAAACCAAGAAATGGTAGGACTTTAGAAGAGGTTGGTCATGAGTATTTTGATGATTTGATTTCGAGATCATTTTTCCAACGTTCAAGTACAAATAGAAGTAGTTGGCCTTATGGCAAATGTTTTGTGATGCATGACCTCATGCATGATCTAGCCAGATCACTCGGTggagatttttattttagatcagAAGAACTTGGGAAAGAAACAAAGATCAATACTAAGACTCGTCATTTGTCATTTGCCAAATTCAATTCTTCAGTCTTGGACAACTTTGATGTTGTTGGTAGAGCAAAATTTCTGAGAACTTTCTTGTCCATTATCAATTTTGAAGCTGCTCCATTCAACAATGAGGAGGCACAATGTATCATAATGTCAAAGCTTATGTACTTGAGAGTTTTATCATTTCGTGACTTCCGAAGTTTGGAGTCTTTGCCTGATTCAATAGGTAAATTGATCCATCTGCGTTATTTAGATCTCTCTCATTCAAGTATAGAAACATTGCCAAAGTCATTGTGTAATTTATACAATCTGCAAACTTTGAAGTTGTCTAATTGCAGAAAACTGACTAAGTTGCCTAGTGACATGCACAATCTTGTTAACTTGCGTCATCTTGAGATACGTAAAATTCCTATAAAAGAGATGCCGAGAGGAATCAGTAAATTAAATCATCTACAACATCTGGATTTCTTTGTTGTGGGCAAGCACGAAGAGAATGGGATCAAAGAATTGGGAGGACTTCCAAATCTTCGTGGTCAACATGAAATTAGGAACTTGGAGAATGTTTCCCAAAGTGATGAAGCGTTGGCGGCAAGGATGATGGATAAAAAACACATTAATAGTTTACAGTTGGAATGGTCTAGATGTAACAACAACAGTACCAACTTCCAACTTGAAATAGATGTGCTTTGCAAGTTACAGCCTCACTATAACATTGAATCGTTGGAAATAAAAGGTTATGAAGGAACCAGATTTCCAGATTGGATGGGAAATTCTTCCTACTGCAATATGACACATCTAATCTTGCGTGATTGTGACAACTGTAGTATGCTTCCTTCACTTGGACAACTACCTTCTCTCAAGGTCCTTGAAATTACACGATTGAATAGGCTGAAGACTATTGATGCAGGTTTTTACAAGAACGAAGATTGTCGTTCTGGGACGCCCTTTCCCTCCCTTGAATCTCTGACCATTCATGACATGCCTTGTTGGGAGGTGTGGAGTTCCTTCGATTCAGAAGCTTTTCCTGTGCTTAAAAGTCTTCACATAAATGACTGCCCCAAACTGGAGGGAAGTCTGCCGAATCACCTTCCTGCTCTGACAGcactttgtattataaattgcgAGCTGCTTGTCTCTTCTCTCCCAACGGTTTCCGCCATTCAAAGTTTGGAGATACGTAAAAGCAATAAAGTAGCACTGCATGCGTTACCTCTCTTGGTAGAGACTATAGAAGTAGAAGGAAGCCCAATGGTGGAGTCCATGATAGAGGCCATCACTAACATCCAACCAACTTGTCTCCGGTCTTTAACATTAAGGAATTGCTCGTCAGCCGTGTCATTTCCGGGTGGTCGTTTACCTGAATCACTGAAGACTCTGCATATCGAGGATCTTAAAAAACTGGAATTCCCGACGCAACACAAACATGAGTTACTGGAAACACTGTCAATAGAAAGCAGTTGTGATTCCCTCACATCTCTTCCATTGGTTACCTTTCCAAATCTCAGAGATCTCTCAATCCAAAACTGTGAAAATATGGAATCTCTTTTGGTTTCAGGGGCAGAGTCATTTAAGAGTCTGTGTTCTTTGAGAATTTACCAATGCCCCAACTTTGTATCATTCTGGAGAGAAGGATTGCCTGCGCCCAACTTGATTAATTTCAGTGTTTCGGGCTCTGACAAGTTGAAGTTGTTGCCTGAAGAGATGAGTAGTCTTCTCCCAAAGTTAGAATGTCTTGTCATATCCAACTGCCCAGAAATTGAGTCGTTTCCAGAAGGGGGTATGCCACCTAACCTGAGAACAGTTTGGATTGTCAATTGTGAGAAACTACTGAGTGGCCTAGCATGGCCATCCATGGGCATGCTTACCCATGTCTATGTTGGGGGTCGATGTGATGGCATCAAGTCCTTCCCTAAGGAGGGTTTGCTGCCTCCCTCCCTTACGTCTCTGTGGCTATATAACATGTCAAATCTGGAGATGTTGGACTGCACGGGGCTTCCTGTCTCTCTAATAAAATTAACCATAGAGAGTTGTCCTTTGCTGGAAAATATGGTGGGAGAAAGGCTTCCTGACTCTCTAATAAAATTAACCATATGGAGATGTCCTTTCCTGGAAAAACGATGCCTCATGAAGCACCCTCAAATTTGGCCTAAAATTTCCCACATCCCTGGCATTCTGGTTGGCAGTAGATGGATTTAG